ATATGTATCATCAGTGATTTAAGTTTAAAGCTTATGAAAAAATATTGGCCAGGTGCATTAACAATCATTTTAAGAACGACTAAAACTTTTAAAGAAAAAACTAATGAAGATACAATAGCAGTTAGAATGCCCAATCATCCAATAGCTTTAAAGCTTATTGACACATACGGCATCTTAAGAGTTACGAGTCTTAATAAAAGTGGTGAGCAACCACTTACAAATATCGAAGAAATTAAGAAAATATTTGGTTTATTTATTAAAGAAATATATCCGCAAGGAGATATTTCCAAGAGCGATATTTCATCA
The sequence above is drawn from the Mariniplasma anaerobium genome and encodes:
- a CDS encoding L-threonylcarbamoyladenylate synthase: MSDGDLIIIPTDTVYGLAAKLYDDKALEKIYEIKDRDQSKKIPILISNINQLKEICIISDLSLKLMKKYWPGALTIILRTTKTFKEKTNEDTIAVRMPNHPIALKLIDTYGILRVTSLNKSGEQPLTNIEEIKKIFGLFIKEIYPQGDISKSDISSTIVDLTNDHINVLRQGNINISD